Proteins from a single region of Acidobacteriota bacterium:
- a CDS encoding B-box zinc finger protein: MNCAYHTHNAANVNCNGCGKSLCPACDHRIKGFPYCQDCIVQGVQLLRNQNQGSYSQFVQSQSSPFAAFLLSFCPGLGAAYNGQTVKALVHFGVSVGLLQLMLQTGMAIFFFGFLGMWVYAAVDAWKTARMIRRGVVPETAETMLAQRFSGSLKVWAGVLIGIGLLFFLDARFLVRGLLPIMLIGLGVYILRAYFFSSERIPKYESQSDPGLIAAVSDYRSDRFESRYDSSPSGAEAKSWRNR, translated from the coding sequence ATGAATTGCGCCTATCATACACATAACGCTGCCAACGTGAACTGCAACGGTTGCGGCAAATCGCTTTGCCCGGCCTGCGACCATCGGATCAAGGGGTTTCCGTACTGCCAGGACTGCATCGTTCAGGGAGTCCAACTCCTGCGGAATCAGAATCAAGGTTCATATTCGCAGTTCGTCCAGTCGCAGTCGTCGCCGTTTGCCGCTTTCTTGCTCTCATTCTGTCCCGGCCTCGGCGCGGCGTACAACGGTCAGACCGTGAAGGCGCTCGTGCACTTCGGCGTTTCGGTGGGACTTTTGCAGTTGATGCTTCAGACGGGAATGGCGATCTTCTTCTTCGGATTCCTCGGAATGTGGGTGTATGCGGCGGTCGACGCCTGGAAAACGGCGCGGATGATCCGCCGCGGCGTGGTCCCCGAAACGGCCGAAACGATGCTTGCGCAACGCTTCTCGGGCAGTTTGAAAGTCTGGGCAGGCGTGCTGATCGGCATCGGACTGTTGTTTTTTCTGGATGCGCGGTTTTTGGTTCGCGGCCTTTTGCCGATAATGCTGATCGGACTCGGTGTCTATATCTTACGGGCCTATTTCTTCAGTTCGGAGCGAATTCCGAAGTATGAATCGCAGAGCGATCCGGGGCTGATCGCGGCGGTTTCCGATTACCGGAGTGACCGGTTCGAATCGCGCTATGATTCCTCGCCGAGTGGCGCTGAGGCTAAAAGTTGGCGAAATCGTTAG
- the nrdR gene encoding transcriptional repressor NrdR: MRCPFCGHLEDKVVDSRESKEGDSIRRRRECLLCGRRFTSYERIDEIPYMVVKKDGRREAFERNKIMAGLLRACEKRPISSAQLEAIVNEVEKNVQDSQDRELSTSEIGKIIMRRLKALDKVAYVRFASVYLEFEDVSEFMTELKVLVRSRDSSPSKKTRAKSKK; encoded by the coding sequence ATGCGTTGCCCATTTTGCGGACATCTTGAAGACAAAGTCGTCGACTCGCGCGAGTCGAAGGAAGGCGATTCGATCCGGCGTCGCCGCGAATGCCTGCTTTGCGGACGCCGGTTCACGTCATACGAACGGATCGATGAGATCCCTTATATGGTCGTCAAAAAGGATGGCCGTCGCGAGGCGTTCGAACGCAACAAGATAATGGCCGGACTCCTGCGCGCCTGCGAAAAGCGTCCGATTTCTTCGGCGCAACTCGAAGCGATCGTCAACGAGGTCGAAAAGAACGTGCAGGACTCGCAGGACCGCGAACTTTCGACGAGCGAGATCGGAAAGATCATTATGCGGCGTCTCAAGGCGCTCGATAAGGTCGCATACGTCCGGTTCGCCTCGGTTTATCTCGAGTTCGAAGACGTTTCCGAGTTTATGACGGAACTCAAGGTTCTCGTTCGCTCCCGTGACAGCTCGCCGTCGAAAAAAACGCGGGCGAAATCGAAAAAGTAA
- a CDS encoding zf-HC2 domain-containing protein → MNYETERIIECSQFEESLTEYLDGALERSEHRSVAAHALKCPLCHSLLNEVKEALSACHQIAAPKRSMTHLEARVLSMTMPDTAMVCEQFEEYLTDYLDGFLPATLFHRWERHAVLCDNCTDLPGAVVRSIAACYTYKLDELPVPAALHDKILRATIGTAEAKDMKAAWPSRAVEWLRGLSFPMPVPQFASVVMMFVFAAFVFSQTVSADVYQRSYELAEQTYKQSAGIVLGTEENRTPNTNSEPIQGVYVNEEGKK, encoded by the coding sequence ATGAACTACGAAACGGAAAGAATCATCGAATGTTCACAGTTTGAAGAGTCGCTGACGGAATACCTCGACGGCGCGCTCGAACGTTCGGAGCACCGGTCGGTCGCGGCGCACGCGCTTAAATGCCCGCTCTGTCACTCGCTTCTGAATGAAGTCAAGGAAGCGCTCTCCGCCTGTCATCAAATCGCCGCCCCGAAACGCTCGATGACCCATCTTGAAGCACGCGTACTGTCGATGACGATGCCCGACACCGCGATGGTCTGTGAGCAGTTTGAAGAGTATCTGACCGATTATCTCGATGGATTCTTGCCGGCGACGCTTTTCCATCGATGGGAACGGCACGCGGTTCTTTGCGATAACTGTACCGATCTTCCGGGCGCGGTCGTTCGCTCCATCGCGGCTTGCTATACATACAAATTGGACGAGCTGCCGGTTCCCGCGGCCTTGCACGATAAGATCCTGCGGGCGACGATCGGAACTGCCGAGGCGAAGGATATGAAAGCGGCCTGGCCGTCGCGCGCGGTTGAGTGGCTTCGCGGACTATCGTTCCCGATGCCTGTTCCGCAATTCGCGTCCGTCGTGATGATGTTCGTTTTTGCCGCGTTCGTTTTCAGCCAGACCGTTTCGGCCGATGTTTACCAGCGAAGTTACGAGCTTGCCGAACAAACCTACAAACAGAGTGCCGGAATCGTGCTCGGCACCGAAGAAAATCGCACCCCGAACACGAATTCTGAACCTATTCAGGGAGTTTACGTCAACGAGGAAGGCAAGAAATGA
- a CDS encoding histone deacetylase produces the protein MQDTNRGTENQSLQIRDPRSDYRLYYSPYYYAEIGDEHVFPIRKFELVRDLLLKEGTLSEAQIFEPLPAEIGDLLLVHTVDYIQRLQNGTLTAKEIRKLGLPWSRSLVRRTFHAISGTINAARTAVATGIASNLAGGTHHAYPDRGEGFCVLNDVAVAIRVLQREGLCERALIVDCDVHQGNGTAFIFRDDPRVFTFSIHGAKNYPLFKESSDLDIELADGTSDVEYLETLHEALHRIRLHDPEIIFYLAGADPYENDKLGRLSLTMEGLRERDELVLNYAKSLDVPIVTTMSGGYGATIDETVEIHANTIRAVRNVFLSR, from the coding sequence ATGCAAGACACGAACCGGGGAACCGAAAATCAGAGTTTGCAGATTCGAGATCCGAGGTCCGATTATAGGCTTTACTATTCGCCCTATTATTACGCCGAAATCGGCGATGAGCACGTTTTTCCGATCCGAAAGTTCGAACTCGTCCGCGATCTTCTGTTGAAAGAGGGAACTCTGTCCGAAGCCCAGATCTTCGAACCGCTGCCCGCGGAGATCGGCGATCTGCTGCTGGTTCACACGGTTGATTACATCCAAAGGCTTCAAAACGGCACGTTGACCGCGAAGGAGATCCGCAAATTGGGATTGCCTTGGTCGCGCTCGTTGGTTCGGCGCACGTTCCACGCCATCTCGGGAACGATCAACGCCGCCCGAACCGCGGTTGCGACCGGAATCGCATCGAATCTCGCCGGCGGGACGCATCACGCATATCCCGATCGCGGCGAGGGGTTTTGCGTGCTCAACGACGTGGCCGTCGCGATCCGCGTTCTGCAGCGCGAAGGGCTCTGTGAACGGGCGCTGATCGTCGATTGCGACGTCCATCAGGGAAACGGGACGGCGTTTATTTTTCGGGACGATCCACGCGTCTTTACGTTCTCGATCCACGGAGCCAAGAATTATCCTCTGTTCAAGGAGAGTTCCGATCTCGACATCGAACTCGCGGATGGCACATCCGACGTTGAGTATCTCGAGACATTGCACGAAGCGCTTCACCGGATAAGGCTTCACGATCCCGAGATCATTTTCTACCTCGCGGGCGCGGATCCCTATGAGAATGACAAGCTCGGAAGGTTGAGTCTGACGATGGAAGGACTTCGGGAACGCGACGAACTCGTCCTGAACTACGCGAAAAGCCTTGATGTTCCGATTGTTACGACGATGAGCGGCGGATACGGGGCGACTATCGACGAAACGGTCGAGATACACGCAAACACGATCCGCGCGGTACGAAATGTCTTTCTCTCGAGGTAG
- a CDS encoding flippase-like domain-containing protein, translating into MRKSIKFILLALFAVFLFWFFGRNLDWQEVSTSLQKARAVYITSAVLIICFGYFLRAVRWKVLLEPITESSLKELFATTTVGFAAVFFVGRAGEIVRPMWLPMRDKRVRPSAALVTLGVERVFDLAALISLFAVNLLWFNTPAGREREFFYVEIAGYLMLVGVVIGFIALIVFQRIAPRVIGWTSRFIDRKFIPKRIQAIIISILRQLSTALGILRDWREIAGVTFWTFALWLAIALPTWLVLLAFDLPLTFSDSLFIMGFAAVSSVVPTPGGAAGAFHTATAASLIFLNVEREQAAAVSIAMHLVYFAPAVIFGLFYFFHGDISFERMRNLLTSENAVDEVEHENDPEVLEETIPAEVS; encoded by the coding sequence TTGCGGAAGTCCATCAAATTCATTTTACTCGCGCTTTTTGCGGTCTTTCTGTTCTGGTTCTTTGGCCGGAACCTCGACTGGCAAGAGGTGAGTACGAGCCTTCAGAAGGCGCGTGCGGTTTATATCACGTCGGCCGTGCTGATCATTTGTTTCGGTTACTTTCTGCGCGCCGTGCGTTGGAAAGTGCTGCTCGAACCGATCACAGAGTCGTCGCTGAAGGAGCTTTTTGCGACGACCACCGTCGGATTCGCGGCGGTCTTCTTTGTCGGCCGCGCGGGCGAGATCGTTCGGCCGATGTGGCTGCCGATGCGCGACAAGCGCGTCCGCCCGTCGGCGGCGCTCGTCACGCTCGGCGTCGAACGCGTGTTCGACCTCGCCGCGCTGATCTCGCTTTTTGCGGTCAATTTGCTCTGGTTCAACACGCCCGCGGGGCGCGAGCGCGAGTTCTTCTATGTCGAGATCGCCGGCTACCTGATGCTTGTCGGAGTTGTTATCGGCTTCATCGCGCTGATCGTCTTTCAACGCATCGCGCCGCGTGTCATCGGCTGGACGTCGAGGTTCATCGACCGCAAATTCATTCCGAAACGGATCCAGGCGATCATCATCAGCATCCTGCGGCAGCTTTCGACCGCGCTCGGGATCCTGCGTGACTGGCGCGAGATCGCCGGCGTCACTTTTTGGACGTTCGCACTCTGGCTGGCGATCGCGCTTCCGACGTGGCTCGTGCTGCTCGCGTTCGATCTTCCGCTGACTTTCAGTGATTCGTTGTTCATTATGGGCTTCGCCGCCGTCAGTTCGGTGGTTCCGACGCCCGGCGGCGCGGCGGGCGCTTTTCATACGGCGACCGCGGCGAGTTTGATCTTTTTGAATGTTGAAAGGGAGCAGGCGGCGGCGGTTTCGATCGCGATGCACCTCGTTTATTTCGCGCCGGCCGTGATCTTTGGACTGTTCTATTTCTTTCACGGCGACATTTCGTTTGAACGAATGCGGAATTTGCTGACATCCGAAAACGCCGTCGATGAGGTCGAGCACGAAAACGATCCCGAGGTTTTGGAAGAAACGATACCCGCCGAGGTGAGTTAG
- a CDS encoding M23 family metallopeptidase, which produces MQKSKNSYSFLLTHTTRSKIYIRRVEVSKQLLHSGFVACLFTLVIVSVGAFSLTRFNVLANVDPEATQNLVAQQAAIPQRVIQPKSLDYNRPQSTDEFAANSGGPDSELQISENELGSAESGEVEKELRTIQAMASPDALPTMWAHLGKINNEFGFRRNPFGGRSYEFHAGMDIDGEKGDTVIAPGKGVIIKAGWQGGYGNMIEIDHGNGITTRYGHLSKVEVEVGQTIGRGELIGYVGSTGRSTGPHLHYELRLNDKPINPRFFLPPEPTEIRQG; this is translated from the coding sequence ATGCAGAAGAGCAAAAATAGTTACAGTTTTTTACTAACACACACCACCAGATCAAAAATTTACATTCGCAGGGTCGAAGTTTCAAAGCAGCTTTTACACTCGGGTTTCGTTGCGTGCCTGTTCACGCTGGTAATAGTATCGGTCGGAGCATTCAGCTTGACGCGTTTCAACGTTCTCGCGAACGTTGATCCGGAAGCGACTCAAAATCTGGTGGCGCAACAGGCGGCTATTCCGCAGCGGGTTATTCAACCGAAGTCGCTCGATTACAACCGTCCGCAATCCACTGACGAGTTCGCCGCGAACAGCGGCGGACCGGATTCCGAACTTCAGATCTCTGAAAACGAACTCGGAAGCGCGGAAAGCGGCGAAGTGGAAAAAGAACTCCGGACGATACAGGCGATGGCCAGCCCGGACGCGCTTCCCACGATGTGGGCGCATCTCGGAAAGATCAACAACGAGTTTGGCTTCAGACGCAATCCGTTCGGCGGTCGCAGCTACGAGTTCCACGCCGGAATGGACATCGACGGTGAAAAGGGCGACACGGTCATCGCGCCCGGAAAGGGCGTTATCATCAAGGCCGGTTGGCAGGGCGGATACGGCAATATGATCGAGATCGATCACGGAAACGGAATCACGACCCGCTACGGCCATCTCTCGAAGGTCGAAGTCGAAGTCGGACAGACGATCGGACGCGGCGAGCTTATCGGCTATGTCGGTTCGACGGGCCGTTCGACCGGACCGCATCTTCATTACGAACTTCGCCTTAACGACAAACCGATCAATCCGCGGTTCTTTCTCCCGCCGGAGCCGACCGAGATCCGACAAGGTTAG
- a CDS encoding S46 family peptidase, translated as MRYSLRYPTSLLLAVSVLFGSIVPAVAAPDEGMFTPDKIVTLPLKEKGLKIKPIDLYNPNGVDISDAVIQLSVGCTAEFVSPQGLILTNHHCGFDALVSASSAGKDYGKDGYKADSMKDELPAKDYSIFITNRVEDVTAKIKAGTDSLTGDALAKALADNVKALQTAEQAKVPEGTAIQIRMLNSGFFYYLYETVEIKDIRLVYAPPQMIGFYGGDPDNFEWSRHTGDFTFLRAYVAPDGKSVPYSANNVPFKPKKHLTISLDGLKDNDFVFVMGFPGGTTRYRESQAIEYAKTTNYPFLVDYLTSWSNALKNLGAEDEEKRVALQGEIASLDNARKLYEGRVAALKRSNFAGTRRAEETKLEAWIKGDAKRTAKYGDVLAGLDRISNDFYAFGARDRLLRTFPNVGNAPVYKQIIDAVASVKSNQKLTDKKRAEIVATMKDREPLVEREMIKYFLRAASELPANQRFAAADSTFGGGKTSERRKKEEAFAKLIVDSDAFDSAEKISALYDLSWSDLQAKYPDVARIASAQADERAAFAVRGNKFNGEIENLRLRYQQAMAEMKGVSPYPDANSTMRFTYGNVRGYQPREAVQYTPFTTLKGVIEKDTGVFPFDVPQKLKTLQQDKDFGRFGVGDSVPVNFLATTDIIGGNSGSPIMNAWGEQVGIIFDGNYEGTGNDMFVDPNYDRSIAVDIRFVLFVTEKFAGAGWILNEMTLKGGAKVKKAKA; from the coding sequence ATGCGTTATTCACTTCGTTATCCAACTTCGCTGCTTTTGGCGGTTTCCGTCCTTTTCGGTTCAATTGTCCCGGCCGTGGCCGCGCCCGACGAGGGGATGTTCACCCCCGACAAGATCGTCACGCTTCCGCTTAAGGAAAAAGGATTGAAGATCAAGCCGATCGACCTTTACAACCCGAACGGAGTCGATATTTCCGACGCCGTGATCCAGCTCAGTGTCGGCTGCACCGCGGAATTCGTCTCGCCGCAAGGGTTGATCCTGACGAATCATCACTGCGGTTTCGACGCACTCGTTTCGGCGTCGTCCGCCGGCAAAGACTACGGCAAGGACGGTTACAAGGCCGACTCGATGAAGGACGAACTCCCGGCCAAAGACTACAGCATCTTCATCACGAACCGCGTCGAAGACGTGACCGCGAAGATCAAGGCCGGCACCGATTCGCTGACCGGCGACGCGCTTGCGAAAGCGCTTGCCGACAATGTCAAGGCGCTTCAGACCGCCGAACAGGCGAAAGTGCCGGAAGGCACTGCGATTCAGATCCGGATGCTCAACAGCGGGTTCTTCTACTATCTCTACGAAACCGTCGAGATCAAGGACATCCGGCTCGTTTACGCGCCGCCGCAAATGATCGGTTTCTACGGCGGCGACCCGGACAATTTCGAATGGTCGCGCCACACCGGCGATTTCACCTTTCTGCGCGCGTACGTCGCGCCCGACGGCAAGTCGGTGCCGTATTCGGCGAACAACGTCCCGTTCAAGCCGAAAAAGCACCTGACGATCTCGCTTGACGGCCTCAAAGACAACGATTTTGTCTTCGTGATGGGATTTCCCGGCGGCACGACGCGCTATCGCGAAAGCCAGGCGATCGAATACGCGAAGACGACGAACTATCCTTTTCTCGTCGATTATCTGACTTCGTGGAGCAACGCGCTGAAGAATCTCGGCGCGGAGGATGAGGAAAAGCGCGTCGCTCTCCAAGGTGAGATCGCGAGTCTGGACAATGCCCGAAAGCTTTACGAGGGCAGAGTCGCCGCGCTCAAACGCTCGAACTTTGCCGGCACTCGTCGCGCCGAAGAAACGAAACTCGAAGCCTGGATCAAGGGCGACGCGAAGCGCACCGCGAAATACGGCGACGTTCTTGCGGGCCTTGATCGTATATCGAACGATTTCTACGCTTTCGGCGCCCGCGACCGGTTGCTCAGGACCTTCCCGAACGTCGGCAACGCACCGGTTTACAAGCAGATCATCGACGCCGTGGCATCGGTGAAAAGCAATCAGAAGCTGACCGACAAGAAGCGGGCCGAGATCGTCGCGACGATGAAGGACCGCGAACCGCTCGTCGAACGGGAAATGATCAAGTATTTCCTGCGCGCCGCGTCGGAACTGCCCGCGAATCAGCGCTTTGCAGCTGCCGACTCAACCTTTGGCGGCGGCAAGACCAGCGAGCGGCGCAAGAAGGAAGAAGCGTTTGCGAAACTGATCGTCGATTCGGACGCGTTCGATTCGGCGGAAAAGATCAGCGCGCTTTACGATCTTTCGTGGTCCGATCTTCAGGCCAAATACCCTGACGTCGCGCGTATTGCGTCCGCGCAAGCTGATGAGAGAGCGGCGTTTGCGGTGCGCGGCAACAAGTTCAACGGCGAGATCGAAAACCTCCGGCTTCGTTATCAGCAGGCAATGGCTGAGATGAAGGGCGTCAGTCCGTACCCGGATGCGAATTCGACGATGCGCTTTACCTACGGAAACGTTCGCGGTTACCAGCCCCGCGAAGCGGTTCAGTACACGCCGTTCACGACCCTCAAGGGCGTGATCGAAAAAGACACCGGTGTTTTCCCGTTCGACGTTCCGCAGAAGCTCAAGACACTTCAGCAAGACAAGGATTTCGGCCGTTTCGGCGTTGGCGATTCGGTTCCCGTGAACTTCCTTGCGACGACCGACATCATCGGCGGAAACTCCGGAAGCCCGATTATGAACGCCTGGGGTGAACAGGTCGGGATCATCTTTGACGGAAATTATGAAGGAACGGGCAACGATATGTTTGTCGATCCGAATTATGACCGGTCGATCGCCGTCGACATTCGCTTTGTTCTTTTCGTGACAGAGAAATTCGCCGGAGCCGGCTGGATCCTGAACGAAATGACGCTCAAGGGCGGTGCGAAGGTCAAGAAGGCGAAAGCCTAA
- a CDS encoding sigma-70 family RNA polymerase sigma factor, producing the protein MEAIKVASETNGAELVRRCRAGDGSAWEEIVTQYSRRIFNLAFRFTSSAEAAEDLTQDVFIRIYRTLEQYDPKQGDLSNWLMRLARNLIIDDYRHRQRNPQDSMADDVEDHTFHLRAVGGTAQKEIERKELAAQVQDGIDKLPSDLRTCVILRDIEELSYQEIVDVLKIPEGTVKSRINRGRIELAKILRRMRVVTI; encoded by the coding sequence TTGGAAGCAATTAAGGTAGCTTCGGAGACAAATGGGGCCGAACTCGTGCGGCGTTGCCGCGCCGGAGACGGTTCCGCGTGGGAAGAGATCGTGACGCAGTATTCGCGACGGATCTTTAATCTGGCATTTCGGTTTACATCGAGTGCCGAAGCCGCGGAGGATCTTACTCAGGACGTGTTCATTCGCATCTACAGGACGCTTGAGCAGTACGATCCGAAACAGGGCGATCTTTCCAACTGGCTGATGCGGCTTGCCCGGAACTTGATAATTGACGACTATCGCCATCGCCAGCGGAACCCGCAGGACTCGATGGCCGACGATGTCGAGGACCACACCTTCCACCTTCGGGCTGTGGGCGGCACCGCGCAGAAGGAAATCGAACGGAAAGAACTCGCGGCGCAGGTTCAGGATGGAATCGACAAACTCCCGTCGGATCTTCGCACTTGCGTCATACTCCGCGACATCGAGGAGTTGAGTTATCAGGAGATCGTCGACGTTTTGAAGATTCCCGAAGGCACGGTCAAATCGCGGATCAACCGCGGACGCATCGAACTCGCAAAGATTCTTCGGAGAATGAGGGTGGTGACAATATGA
- a CDS encoding transglycosylase domain-containing protein, with amino-acid sequence MWYWTKILFLILLGAIGVWLVYELVTFPSISKLRTENPSTSSMIEFRLSEARRENREPRKYMIWQPIAQISPNLQRAVLAGEDARFFEHDGFDWKAIEKAWDEAVKEGEKEAKAEGDYDPNDWIPPMPSFKRGASTVTQQLSKNLFLSEDRNFLRKGREAAYTYFLEKELSKQRILEIYLNVIEWGEGVYGAEAASRVYFNKSASQLSPQEAAYLSAMIPSPLNVFNPKKNPKRVARRQKAILRGMNSIKLAY; translated from the coding sequence ATGTGGTATTGGACAAAAATCCTGTTTCTGATCCTTCTCGGCGCTATCGGCGTTTGGCTGGTGTACGAGTTGGTGACGTTCCCGTCGATCTCGAAACTCAGGACCGAGAACCCTTCGACGAGTTCGATGATCGAGTTCAGACTTTCCGAAGCGCGCCGTGAGAATCGTGAACCGCGCAAGTATATGATCTGGCAGCCGATCGCGCAGATCTCGCCGAATTTGCAGCGCGCCGTGCTTGCCGGCGAGGACGCACGGTTCTTCGAGCACGACGGTTTTGACTGGAAGGCGATCGAAAAGGCCTGGGACGAAGCCGTCAAAGAAGGCGAAAAGGAAGCCAAAGCGGAGGGCGATTACGATCCGAATGATTGGATCCCGCCGATGCCGTCATTCAAACGCGGGGCGTCGACGGTGACGCAGCAGTTATCGAAGAATCTGTTCCTTTCGGAAGACCGCAATTTCTTGCGAAAGGGGCGCGAGGCCGCCTACACGTATTTTCTTGAAAAGGAGCTTTCCAAGCAGCGCATCCTCGAGATCTATCTGAACGTCATCGAATGGGGCGAGGGTGTTTATGGCGCGGAGGCCGCTTCGCGGGTTTATTTCAACAAGTCCGCGTCGCAGCTTTCGCCACAGGAAGCCGCCTATCTTTCGGCGATGATTCCGTCGCCGCTCAACGTTTTCAATCCGAAGAAAAATCCGAAACGCGTCGCGAGACGCCAAAAAGCGATCCTTCGCGGGATGAATTCGATCAAACTGGCTTACTAA
- a CDS encoding phytoene desaturase — MKIVVIGSGFGGLSCAIRLQASGHDVTIVEKRDKIGGRAYVYEQDGFKFDGGPTIITAPWLIDEFFTIAGKQTRDYLELVKLDPFYNIRWEDGTVFHYNDNRETLIAQIAKIAPEEVGNYKKFAASLDDIYRVGFELIDKPFSTVWDMAKIVPQMIKLRSDRSVYKFASKFFKNEKLREAFSFHPLLIGGNPFTSTSIYAMIHELEQKFGVWFAMGGTGALVKALGDLFMDIGGVIYTEAEVGEIIVKDGAARGVRINSGEIIESDIVVANSDVAWTYLNLIAPRWRKKYTDAKIRKMTYSMSLFVIYFGTDRKYDSVAHHEIILGNRYRGLLDDIFVDKKLADDFSLYLHRPTATDPTLAPEGCDCWYVLSPVPHLGGSTDWATEAPRYRDLIYKYLEKHYLPDLTKHIVSEHIIDPRHFEGTLNSYLGSAFSVEPTLMQSAYLRPHNQSEDVVGLYFVGAGTHPGAGMPGVISSGKIVAKQISDL, encoded by the coding sequence ATGAAAATTGTAGTTATCGGGAGCGGCTTTGGCGGACTTTCGTGCGCGATTCGTCTACAGGCGAGCGGGCACGACGTGACGATCGTCGAAAAGCGCGACAAGATCGGCGGGCGCGCCTACGTCTATGAACAGGACGGCTTCAAGTTCGACGGCGGGCCGACGATCATCACCGCGCCGTGGCTGATCGACGAATTCTTCACGATCGCAGGAAAGCAAACCCGCGATTATCTTGAACTGGTCAAGCTCGACCCTTTCTACAACATTCGTTGGGAAGACGGAACGGTATTTCATTACAACGACAACCGCGAGACCCTGATCGCGCAGATCGCCAAGATCGCACCGGAAGAGGTCGGGAACTACAAGAAGTTCGCAGCGTCGCTCGACGACATCTACCGCGTCGGATTCGAACTCATCGACAAGCCCTTCTCGACCGTTTGGGATATGGCGAAGATCGTCCCGCAGATGATCAAACTGCGGTCGGACAGATCCGTTTACAAATTCGCGTCGAAGTTCTTCAAAAACGAGAAGCTCCGCGAAGCGTTCAGCTTTCACCCGCTGCTGATCGGCGGAAACCCTTTCACATCGACGTCGATCTACGCGATGATTCACGAACTGGAGCAAAAATTCGGCGTTTGGTTCGCTATGGGCGGCACGGGAGCGTTGGTCAAAGCGCTCGGTGACCTCTTTATGGACATCGGCGGCGTGATCTATACCGAGGCCGAGGTCGGGGAGATCATCGTCAAGGACGGTGCGGCGCGCGGTGTGCGGATCAATTCCGGTGAGATCATTGAATCCGACATCGTCGTCGCCAATTCGGACGTCGCGTGGACATATCTTAACCTCATCGCGCCGCGTTGGCGAAAAAAATATACCGACGCGAAGATCAGGAAGATGACGTATTCGATGTCGCTGTTCGTGATTTATTTCGGGACCGACCGCAAGTACGATTCGGTCGCGCATCACGAGATCATACTCGGCAACCGCTACCGCGGATTGCTCGACGACATCTTCGTCGATAAAAAACTCGCGGACGATTTCTCGCTCTACCTGCACCGGCCGACGGCGACGGATCCGACGCTCGCGCCCGAAGGCTGCGACTGCTGGTATGTTCTCTCGCCCGTCCCGCATCTCGGCGGATCGACGGACTGGGCGACCGAGGCGCCGCGCTATCGTGATCTGATCTATAAGTATCTGGAAAAACACTACTTGCCGGATCTCACCAAACATATTGTCTCGGAGCACATCATCGATCCGCGTCATTTCGAAGGGACGCTCAACAGCTATCTCGGCAGCGCGTTTTCGGTGGAGCCGACGCTGATGCAGTCGGCTTATCTGCGTCCGCACAACCAAAGCGAGGACGTCGTGGGGCTCTATTTCGTCGGCGCCGGAACTCATCCCGGCGCCGGAATGCCGGGCGTTATCTCAAGCGGCAAGATCGTCGCCAAACAGATCTCGGATTTGTGA